A window from Telopea speciosissima isolate NSW1024214 ecotype Mountain lineage chromosome 8, Tspe_v1, whole genome shotgun sequence encodes these proteins:
- the LOC122638400 gene encoding WEB family protein At5g55860-like, with protein MTSELDGAKEALQKVAEEESTLRSLVESLKVELEVVKKEHSDLKEKEAETESIAGNSLVKLQKSKGELEAALTEESKFKDASDKQISTLQQLSSETENARKEAEEMKRNVEERKKEAEATWVALEGAETTLQIALKEAEEAKTTEAMALDQIKLLSERTNATRASTSESGAMITISGEEFESLSWKVEESDKLAEMKVAAAMA; from the coding sequence ATGACTTCAGAGCTTGATGGTGCTAAAGAGGCATTGCAAAAAGTGGCAGAAGAAGAAAGCACTCTTAGGAGCTTGGTGGAGTCCCTTAAGGTGGAGCTGGAAGTAGTGAAGAAGGAACATTCTGATCTGAAAGAGAAGGAAGCAGAAACCGAATCTATTGCTGGGAACTCGCTTGTCAAGCTCCAGAAAAGTAAGGGTGAGCTTGAAGCAGCCCTTACTGAAGAATCTAAATTCAAAGATGCTTCTGATAAGCAGATCTCTACCCTCCAACAGCTATCCTCAGAAACTGAAAATGCAAGAAAGGAGGcagaagaaatgaagagaaaTGTTGAAGAGCGGAAGAAAGAAGCCGAAGCCACCTGGGTTGCCCTGGAAGGAGCAGAAACGACACTACAGATTGCACTGAAAGAGGCAGAAGAAGCAAAGACAACAGAGGCAATGGCACTTGATCAGATTAAGTTATTGTCTGAAAGAACAAATGCAACTCGAGCTTCAACATCAGAATCTGGTGCAATGATCACAATCTCAGGAGAGGAATTTGAGTCTTTGAGCTGGAAAGTTGAGGAATCTGATAAATTAGCTGAAATGAAAGTAGCTGCCGCAATGGCTTAG